In the genome of Actinomadura graeca, one region contains:
- a CDS encoding LacI family DNA-binding transcriptional regulator → MATRARSATIKDVAAAAGVGIATVSRAFSGAGSVSASTRERVLAAARELDYRPSALGRGLKLRRSGGIGLIVPDVTDPFCAELVAGVLACARTLGEHVIVDAAHGDPAREAEIVDRLVEQRVDGVIAMPAGRDADWRAAARVCSSVVFADRVLPGLPEIPAVLADDAGGVRSLVEYLVGLGHRRIGFLGAAPPAPSATATAAASAAAPPGGPPGPPPGVRERAFRDTLAQLRVPVEEDLIVAARPAGDAAYAAAAGLLQRRADVTAVLAAGHLLGEAAVLVARGLDLRVPADVSIAMVDDVAWAELCDPPLTAVARPARDIGYRACELLLRDRARRGPARPVLLPTELVVRGSCGPLRTARAPGRGTARHA, encoded by the coding sequence GTGGCGACACGGGCGCGATCGGCAACGATCAAGGACGTGGCCGCCGCCGCGGGCGTCGGCATCGCCACGGTCTCGCGGGCGTTCTCCGGGGCGGGCTCGGTGAGCGCCTCGACCCGCGAGCGGGTGCTGGCCGCCGCCCGCGAGCTGGACTACCGGCCGAGCGCCCTCGGCCGCGGCCTCAAGCTGCGCCGCAGCGGCGGCATCGGGCTGATCGTCCCGGACGTCACCGACCCGTTCTGCGCCGAGCTGGTCGCCGGCGTCCTCGCCTGCGCCCGCACGCTCGGCGAGCACGTCATCGTGGACGCCGCCCACGGCGATCCCGCCCGCGAGGCCGAGATCGTCGACCGGCTCGTCGAGCAGCGCGTGGACGGCGTCATCGCGATGCCCGCCGGCCGGGACGCCGACTGGCGCGCCGCGGCCCGCGTGTGCTCCAGCGTCGTGTTCGCCGACCGCGTCCTGCCCGGGCTGCCGGAGATCCCCGCCGTCCTCGCCGACGACGCCGGCGGCGTCCGCTCCCTGGTGGAGTACCTCGTCGGGCTCGGCCACCGCCGCATCGGCTTCCTCGGCGCCGCACCGCCCGCCCCATCGGCCACCGCAACGGCCGCCGCATCGGCCGCCGCCCCGCCCGGCGGGCCTCCCGGGCCGCCTCCGGGGGTGCGGGAGCGGGCGTTCCGCGACACCCTCGCCCAGCTGCGCGTCCCCGTGGAGGAGGACCTGATCGTCGCGGCCCGCCCGGCGGGCGACGCCGCCTACGCCGCCGCGGCCGGGCTGCTGCAGCGCCGCGCGGACGTCACCGCCGTGCTCGCCGCCGGGCACCTGCTCGGCGAGGCCGCCGTGCTGGTCGCCCGCGGCCTGGACCTGCGCGTGCCCGCCGACGTGTCCATCGCCATGGTCGACGACGTCGCCTGGGCCGAGCTGTGCGACCCGCCGCTGACGGCCGTGGCCCGCCCCGCCCGCGACATCGGCTACCGCGCCTGCGAACTGCTGCTGCGCGACCGGGCCCGGCGCGGCCCGGCCCGGCCCGTGCTGCTGCCGACCGAGCTGGTCGTGCGGGGCAGCTGCGGGCCGCTGCGCACCGCCCGCGCCCCCGGCCGTGGGACGGCCCGGCACGCCTGA
- a CDS encoding ABC transporter ATP-binding protein — translation MAKIVLDRVDKVYGGGVKAVDGLDLEIRDGEFMVLVGPSGCGKSTALRMIAGLEEISGGKISIGEQVVNDLAPKDRDIAMVFQNYALYPHMTVEQNLAFGLKLRGTPKAEIRQKVLEAAKMLGLEQFLGRKPAALSGGQRQRVAMGRAIVREPQAFLMDEPLSNLDAKLRVSMRASLSQLHERLGVTTVYVTHDQVEAMTLGSRVCVLREGRLQQVDTPQRLFDNPVNLFVAGFIGSPAMNFVSADLVRGDGGAHVAFAGYTLPVPDATLTGKPALQDYLGRKVILGIRPSDFEDAAHADADWAPLAARSSVTEELGSEINVIFAIDAPPVEHKDTADLAEDAAEGESEAIPLIDNKALWTARVNSRSHVRPGQRVDLAVDTKRLHFFDPASGLAIGHPGAGAAAAPADTVTDGLRK, via the coding sequence ATGGCCAAGATCGTGCTGGACCGCGTGGACAAGGTGTACGGCGGGGGCGTCAAGGCCGTCGACGGGCTGGACCTGGAGATCCGCGACGGCGAGTTCATGGTGCTGGTGGGCCCGTCGGGGTGCGGCAAGTCGACCGCGCTGCGGATGATCGCGGGCCTGGAGGAGATCAGCGGCGGCAAGATCTCCATCGGCGAGCAGGTCGTCAACGACCTGGCGCCCAAGGACCGCGACATCGCGATGGTGTTCCAGAACTACGCGCTGTACCCGCACATGACCGTCGAGCAGAACCTGGCGTTCGGGCTGAAGCTGCGCGGCACACCCAAGGCGGAGATCCGGCAGAAGGTGCTGGAGGCGGCCAAGATGCTGGGCCTGGAGCAGTTCCTCGGCCGCAAGCCCGCCGCGCTGTCGGGCGGGCAGCGCCAGCGCGTGGCGATGGGCCGGGCGATCGTCCGCGAGCCGCAGGCGTTCCTGATGGACGAGCCGCTGTCCAACCTCGACGCCAAGCTGCGGGTGTCCATGCGCGCCTCGCTCAGCCAGCTCCACGAGCGGCTGGGCGTCACCACCGTCTACGTCACCCACGACCAGGTCGAGGCCATGACGCTCGGCTCGCGGGTGTGCGTGCTGCGCGAGGGCAGGCTCCAGCAGGTCGACACGCCGCAGCGGCTGTTCGACAACCCCGTGAACCTGTTCGTGGCGGGCTTCATCGGCTCCCCCGCGATGAACTTCGTCTCCGCCGACCTGGTCCGCGGCGACGGCGGCGCGCACGTCGCGTTCGCCGGGTACACGCTGCCGGTGCCGGACGCGACCCTCACCGGGAAGCCCGCGCTGCAGGACTACCTGGGCCGCAAGGTGATCCTCGGGATCCGCCCGTCCGACTTCGAGGACGCCGCGCACGCCGACGCGGACTGGGCGCCGCTGGCCGCCCGCAGCAGCGTCACCGAGGAGCTGGGCAGCGAGATCAACGTCATCTTCGCCATCGACGCCCCGCCGGTCGAGCACAAGGACACCGCCGACCTCGCCGAGGACGCCGCCGAGGGCGAGAGCGAGGCGATCCCGCTGATCGACAACAAGGCGCTGTGGACGGCGCGGGTCAACTCCCGCTCGCACGTGCGCCCCGGGCAGCGGGTGGACCTGGCCGTGGACACCAAGCGGCTGCACTTCTTCGACCCCGCCAGCGGCCTGGCCATCGGCCACCCCGGCGCGGGCGCCGCCGCGGCCCCCGCCGACACCGTCACCGACGGCCTGCGCAAGTAG
- a CDS encoding MFS transporter → MTVLTTPPGPVPTLSRGRRWAALAVLTASLLVITMDMTILNIALPDMAAELHPTAAQQLWIVDVYSLVLAGLLVSVAAIADRWGRKRMLVLGYAVFAAASLLVLAAGSAEGVIVVRALLGIGGAMVMPTTLSLIRVIFTEPKERATALSIWAAVSGLGAVVGPLVGGFLLDHFSWHAAFLVNVPLMVIGVIAALLLLAESRAAKPGRWDAPAALLSLVGTVALVWAIKQFGEESSFAVPSAWLALGIAAVTLTWFAVRCLRSDHPLLDLRLFAGRRFSAGIIAALGATFSMVAALLLVAQWLQLVEGVSPIESGVRLMPIALAGSAVSLAAPPLSRLIGSRAVLAGGLALAGIGMLYIRLVGGGLDLTHMTVALCLVGAGLGALAIGSAMIMGGAPAEKAGNAGALEETAYEFGGTLGVTILGSIAALGFRARFTGGAEFDALHHADPGLAGQAEESLGAAVTIAGRLGMPDLAAHATDAFTHSLQTAGLIGGGLMLAVALVVSLLTPKGTEVSDAAH, encoded by the coding sequence ATGACCGTGCTCACCACCCCGCCCGGTCCCGTCCCCACGCTGTCACGCGGCAGGCGCTGGGCCGCGCTCGCGGTGCTCACCGCGAGCCTGCTCGTCATCACGATGGACATGACGATCCTGAACATCGCGCTGCCCGACATGGCCGCCGAGCTGCATCCCACCGCCGCCCAGCAGCTGTGGATCGTGGACGTCTACTCCCTCGTCCTGGCCGGGCTGCTCGTCTCCGTCGCCGCGATCGCCGACCGCTGGGGACGCAAGCGGATGCTCGTGCTCGGCTACGCCGTCTTCGCGGCCGCCTCCCTGCTGGTCCTGGCCGCCGGCTCGGCCGAGGGCGTGATCGTGGTCAGGGCGCTCCTCGGCATCGGCGGCGCGATGGTCATGCCCACGACCCTCTCCCTGATCCGCGTCATCTTCACCGAGCCCAAGGAACGGGCGACCGCCCTCAGCATCTGGGCGGCGGTCTCCGGGCTCGGCGCGGTCGTCGGCCCGCTGGTCGGCGGATTCCTGCTGGACCACTTCTCCTGGCACGCCGCGTTCCTCGTCAACGTGCCGCTCATGGTCATCGGGGTCATCGCGGCCCTGCTGCTCCTGGCCGAGTCCCGCGCGGCGAAACCCGGCCGGTGGGACGCGCCTGCCGCGCTGCTCTCCCTGGTCGGCACGGTCGCCCTCGTGTGGGCGATCAAGCAGTTCGGTGAGGAGTCCAGCTTCGCCGTGCCGTCGGCCTGGCTCGCCCTCGGGATCGCGGCGGTGACCCTGACCTGGTTCGCGGTGCGCTGCCTGCGCAGCGACCACCCGCTGCTCGACCTGCGGCTCTTCGCGGGACGGCGGTTCTCCGCCGGGATCATCGCCGCGCTCGGCGCGACGTTCTCCATGGTCGCGGCCCTGCTGCTGGTCGCCCAGTGGCTCCAGCTCGTCGAGGGCGTCAGCCCGATCGAATCGGGGGTGCGGCTGATGCCGATCGCGCTCGCCGGTTCCGCCGTCTCCCTCGCCGCCCCGCCGCTCAGCCGCCTCATCGGCTCCCGCGCCGTCCTGGCCGGGGGACTCGCGCTCGCCGGGATCGGCATGCTCTACATCCGGCTCGTGGGCGGTGGCCTGGACCTGACGCACATGACCGTCGCGCTCTGCCTCGTCGGGGCGGGCCTGGGCGCCCTCGCCATCGGCTCGGCCATGATCATGGGCGGCGCCCCGGCGGAGAAGGCGGGCAACGCCGGCGCGCTGGAGGAGACCGCCTACGAGTTCGGCGGCACCCTCGGCGTCACGATCCTCGGCAGCATCGCGGCGCTCGGCTTCCGGGCGCGGTTCACCGGAGGCGCGGAGTTCGACGCCCTGCACCACGCGGACCCGGGCCTCGCCGGGCAGGCGGAGGAGTCCCTCGGCGCAGCCGTCACCATCGCCGGCAGACTGGGGATGCCCGACCTCGCCGCCCACGCGACCGACGCCTTCACCCACTCCCTCCAGACCGCCGGACTCATCGGCGGCGGCCTCATGCTCGCCGTGGCGCTCGTCGTGTCCCTCCTGACCCCGAAGGGCACCGAGGTCTCGGACGCCGCGCACTGA
- a CDS encoding TetR/AcrR family transcriptional regulator, whose protein sequence is MSAHTAADPGPRKRDPEATRRVILEAAAELVVEQGAAALTHRMVAARAGVALGSTTRYFESIDDLRETALRMLGDEVDAYLAQMERDLASCDDLAECLAASMHGFLTDSRQVHSAMALVTAAASDASLRSLAVRWTDRLTDLLAVHVGRERAVAAEVYLDGATMHAALHDTPLGRESVTRALRAIFAMPGTGGPES, encoded by the coding sequence ATGAGTGCGCACACGGCGGCGGATCCCGGGCCGAGGAAGCGGGACCCCGAGGCGACGCGGCGGGTGATCCTGGAGGCGGCGGCGGAGCTCGTCGTCGAGCAGGGGGCGGCGGCGCTGACGCACCGGATGGTCGCGGCGCGGGCGGGGGTGGCCCTGGGGTCGACCACCCGCTACTTCGAGTCGATCGACGACCTGCGTGAGACGGCGCTGCGGATGCTCGGGGACGAGGTCGACGCCTACCTCGCCCAGATGGAGCGGGACCTGGCGTCCTGCGACGACCTGGCGGAGTGCCTGGCCGCGTCGATGCACGGCTTCCTGACCGACTCCCGGCAGGTGCACTCCGCCATGGCGCTCGTCACCGCGGCGGCCTCCGACGCGAGCCTGCGCTCGCTCGCGGTGCGCTGGACCGACCGCCTGACCGATCTTCTCGCCGTCCATGTCGGCAGGGAGCGGGCCGTTGCGGCCGAGGTCTATCTCGACGGGGCGACGATGCACGCCGCCCTGCACGACACCCCGCTCGGACGGGAGAGCGTCACCCGGGCCCTCCGCGCGATCTTCGCGATGCCCGGGACGGGAGGCCCGGAGTCATGA
- a CDS encoding Lrp/AsnC family transcriptional regulator — MEEIDRQILALLADDGRMSFTDLAKETGLSVSAVHQRVRRLQKRGVIKGFTAQLDNEQVGLPLTAFVSIKPIDPAAPDDAPDRLAHIAAIEACHSVAGDESYILKVRVASPNELEDLLQRIRAAANVATRTTVVLSTPWEGRRPSF; from the coding sequence GTGGAGGAGATCGATCGTCAGATCCTGGCGCTGCTGGCCGACGATGGGCGCATGAGTTTCACCGACCTGGCCAAGGAGACCGGCCTGTCGGTGTCGGCCGTGCACCAGCGCGTCCGGCGGCTGCAGAAGCGCGGGGTCATCAAGGGGTTCACCGCCCAGCTCGACAACGAGCAGGTCGGCCTGCCGCTCACCGCCTTCGTGTCGATCAAGCCGATCGACCCCGCCGCGCCCGACGACGCGCCCGACCGGCTCGCGCACATCGCCGCCATCGAGGCGTGCCATTCCGTCGCGGGCGACGAGAGCTACATCCTCAAGGTCCGCGTCGCCTCGCCGAACGAGCTGGAGGACCTGCTCCAGCGCATCCGCGCGGCCGCCAACGTCGCCACCCGCACCACGGTCGTCCTCAGCACCCCCTGGGAAGGCCGCCGTCCTTCTTTCTGA
- a CDS encoding TIGR03619 family F420-dependent LLM class oxidoreductase, producing the protein MRIGFAVPVTGAWATPARQVEIARRAEELGYHSLWTLQRLLNPAGSSDTTYRAVPDPLVTLAYLAGFTRRARLGVAVLNLPFYPPPILAKQAATLDHVTGGRLDLGLGLGWMPEEFAAVGAPMRRRGPRAEEFLGVLRALWGGGPGDAAEYHGEFYDVPPVTMDPRPLQPGGPPILLGGASEGALRRAGRLAAGWVSASRADPAALGRSVGIVRDAAERAGRDPGALRFVCRAAVRVRPAAAGRKPLTGTHEQIRADFDAIAEQGITELFADLNFDPEITAPGADPAGSMRRAHEALDAFAPDPGPPAP; encoded by the coding sequence GTGCGGATCGGGTTCGCCGTGCCGGTGACCGGGGCGTGGGCGACGCCCGCCCGCCAGGTGGAGATCGCGCGGCGGGCCGAGGAGCTCGGCTACCACTCGCTGTGGACGCTGCAGCGCCTGCTCAACCCGGCGGGCTCGTCCGACACCACCTACCGCGCCGTCCCCGACCCGCTGGTGACGCTGGCCTACCTCGCCGGCTTCACCCGCCGCGCGCGGCTCGGCGTCGCCGTGCTCAACCTGCCCTTCTACCCGCCGCCGATCCTGGCCAAGCAGGCCGCGACCCTCGACCACGTCACCGGCGGGCGGCTCGACCTCGGCCTCGGGCTCGGCTGGATGCCCGAGGAGTTCGCCGCGGTCGGCGCGCCGATGCGGCGGCGCGGGCCGCGCGCCGAGGAGTTCCTCGGCGTGCTGCGCGCACTGTGGGGCGGCGGGCCCGGCGACGCCGCCGAGTACCACGGCGAGTTCTACGACGTCCCGCCCGTCACCATGGACCCGCGGCCGCTGCAGCCGGGCGGGCCGCCGATCCTGCTCGGCGGCGCGTCGGAGGGCGCGCTGCGCCGCGCCGGGCGGCTGGCCGCGGGCTGGGTCAGCGCGAGCCGCGCCGACCCGGCCGCGCTCGGCCGCTCCGTCGGGATCGTCCGCGACGCCGCGGAGCGGGCGGGCCGCGACCCCGGCGCGCTGCGGTTCGTGTGCCGTGCGGCCGTCCGCGTCCGCCCCGCCGCCGCCGGCCGCAAGCCGCTCACCGGCACCCACGAGCAGATCAGGGCCGACTTCGACGCGATCGCCGAACAGGGGATCACCGAGCTGTTCGCCGACCTGAACTTCGACCCGGAGATCACCGCCCCCGGGGCCGACCCCGCCGGGTCGATGCGACGCGCCCACGAGGCCCTGGACGCCTTCGCCCCGGACCCGGGACCGCCTGCGCCGTAG
- a CDS encoding M24 family metallopeptidase, with amino-acid sequence MTTELYPRERVGLVREATARAGLGAVLLTPGPDLRYVTGYDALPLERLTCLVVPAAAEPFLVVPRLELPAAQESPAGSLGVELVPWDETDDPYALVAARLPRGIAEVGVADRMWAVMALRFRAALPGAGQVAAGGVLRALRMRKSAAEVEALREAGAAIDRVHRRVPGLLAAGRTEREVARDIADAIIAEGHARVDFVIVGSGPNGANPHAEPTDRVIAPGEPVVVDIGGTMPSGYCSDSTRNYCVGEPPAAYREYFGVLEEAQRAACEAVRPGVTPEAVDAVARDIIAAAGYGPQFFHRTGHGIGLESHEEPYIVAGNREPLEPGMAFSVEPGIYPGPHGARIEDIVVCTEDGHDPMNVTGHGLVVTG; translated from the coding sequence GTGACAACGGAGTTGTATCCGCGCGAGCGCGTCGGGCTGGTGCGGGAGGCGACGGCGAGGGCCGGCCTCGGCGCGGTGCTCCTCACGCCGGGCCCCGACCTGCGCTACGTCACCGGCTACGACGCGCTGCCGCTGGAGCGGCTGACCTGCCTGGTGGTCCCCGCGGCGGCCGAGCCGTTCCTGGTGGTCCCGCGGCTGGAACTGCCCGCCGCGCAGGAGTCGCCGGCGGGCTCGCTCGGCGTGGAGCTCGTGCCGTGGGACGAGACCGACGACCCCTACGCGCTGGTCGCGGCCCGGCTGCCGCGGGGGATCGCGGAGGTCGGGGTGGCCGACCGCATGTGGGCGGTGATGGCGCTGCGGTTCCGCGCCGCGCTGCCGGGCGCCGGGCAGGTCGCCGCGGGCGGCGTGCTGCGGGCGCTGCGGATGCGCAAGAGCGCCGCCGAGGTGGAGGCGCTGCGGGAGGCGGGCGCGGCGATCGACCGCGTCCACCGGCGGGTGCCGGGCCTGCTCGCGGCGGGACGCACCGAACGGGAGGTCGCACGCGACATCGCCGACGCGATCATCGCCGAGGGGCACGCCCGCGTCGACTTCGTCATCGTCGGGTCGGGGCCGAACGGCGCCAACCCGCACGCCGAGCCGACCGACCGGGTCATCGCGCCGGGCGAGCCCGTCGTCGTCGACATCGGCGGGACGATGCCGAGCGGCTACTGCTCGGACTCCACCCGCAACTACTGCGTCGGCGAGCCCCCCGCCGCCTACCGGGAGTACTTCGGCGTGCTGGAGGAGGCGCAGCGCGCGGCCTGCGAGGCCGTCCGCCCGGGCGTGACGCCCGAGGCGGTGGACGCGGTGGCCCGCGACATCATCGCCGCCGCCGGGTACGGCCCGCAGTTCTTCCACCGCACCGGCCACGGCATCGGGCTGGAGTCGCACGAGGAGCCCTACATCGTCGCCGGCAACCGGGAGCCGCTGGAGCCCGGCATGGCGTTCTCGGTCGAGCCGGGCATCTACCCCGGCCCGCACGGCGCCCGCATCGAGGACATCGTCGTGTGCACCGAGGACGGGCACGACCCGATGAACGTCACCGGGCACGGCCTGGTCGTCACCGGCTGA